From Fundulus heteroclitus isolate FHET01 chromosome 14, MU-UCD_Fhet_4.1, whole genome shotgun sequence, the proteins below share one genomic window:
- the LOC105923729 gene encoding high affinity immunoglobulin gamma Fc receptor I isoform X2, translating into MEIAVLCAVVGCLRVLPSRSQFFQYEPVTLSCEGNSSEWRVRRNTSRQRNELCPSPAHRNASMCSFPELYEVDSGVYWCESAAGERSNQVNITVTEGPLILESPGHPVREGEHVTLHCRALSFVYNLTHFYKNGVLVGTSSTGNFSIRRVSRSDEGLYKCNVSGVGESPEAWLAVRGRLDRAVSYTDVTIAEERKPQRITDVGAVPTLYSQVIPDDS; encoded by the exons ATGGAGATAGCGGTGCTCTGCGCTGTAGTTG GTTGCCTCAGAGTCCTTCCCAGCAGATCCCAGTTCTTCCAGTATGAGCCTGTTACTCTGAGCTGTGAGGGAAACTCGTCTGAGTGGAGAGTCAGAAGAAACACGTCAAGACAAAGAAACGAACTCTGTCCGTCCCCAGCCCATAGAAATGCCTCTATGTGCTCCTTTCCTGAGCTGTATGAAGTAGACTCTGGAGTTTACTGGTGTGAATCTGCAGCAGGAGAACGCAGCAATCAAGTCAACATCACTGTTACTG AAGGACCGTTGATCCTGGAGAGTCCTGGACATCCAGTGAGGGAAGGGGAACACGTGACTCTTCACTGCAGAGCCTTATCGTTTGTCTACAATCTTACTCATTTCTATAAAAATGGCGTCCTCGTTGGGACCAGCTCTACGGGAAACTTTTCCATCCGACGTGTTTCTAGATCTGATGAAGGACTCTACAAGTGCAACGTCTCTGGAGTCGGAGAATCCCCAGAAGCATGGCTGGCTGTCAGAG gTAGATTGGACCGTGCTGTGTCATACACTGACGTCACCATCGCAGAGGAGAGGAAACCTCAAAGAATCACTG ATGTGGGTGCTGTCCCGACCTTGTATTCACAAGTGATACCAGATGACAGCTGA
- the LOC105923729 gene encoding high affinity immunoglobulin gamma Fc receptor I isoform X1, whose amino-acid sequence MEIAVLCAVVGCLRVLPSRSQFFQYEPVTLSCEGNSSEWRVRRNTSRQRNELCPSPAHRNASMCSFPELYEVDSGVYWCESAAGERSNQVNITVTEGPLILESPGHPVREGEHVTLHCRALSFVYNLTHFYKNGVLVGTSSTGNFSIRRVSRSDEGLYKCNVSGVGESPEAWLAVRGHSPQTPTAPLTHILLPVVAGCLLLMLLMLLCLWRNHKGRLDRAVSYTDVTIAEERKPQRITDVGAVPTLYSQVIPDDS is encoded by the exons ATGGAGATAGCGGTGCTCTGCGCTGTAGTTG GTTGCCTCAGAGTCCTTCCCAGCAGATCCCAGTTCTTCCAGTATGAGCCTGTTACTCTGAGCTGTGAGGGAAACTCGTCTGAGTGGAGAGTCAGAAGAAACACGTCAAGACAAAGAAACGAACTCTGTCCGTCCCCAGCCCATAGAAATGCCTCTATGTGCTCCTTTCCTGAGCTGTATGAAGTAGACTCTGGAGTTTACTGGTGTGAATCTGCAGCAGGAGAACGCAGCAATCAAGTCAACATCACTGTTACTG AAGGACCGTTGATCCTGGAGAGTCCTGGACATCCAGTGAGGGAAGGGGAACACGTGACTCTTCACTGCAGAGCCTTATCGTTTGTCTACAATCTTACTCATTTCTATAAAAATGGCGTCCTCGTTGGGACCAGCTCTACGGGAAACTTTTCCATCCGACGTGTTTCTAGATCTGATGAAGGACTCTACAAGTGCAACGTCTCTGGAGTCGGAGAATCCCCAGAAGCATGGCTGGCTGTCAGAG ggCACAGTCCTCAAACGCCTACTGCTCCCCTCACACATATACTACTTCCTGTTGTGGCCGGCTGTTTGTTGCTGATGTTGCTGATGTTGCTCTGCCTCTGGAGAAACCACAAAG gTAGATTGGACCGTGCTGTGTCATACACTGACGTCACCATCGCAGAGGAGAGGAAACCTCAAAGAATCACTG ATGTGGGTGCTGTCCCGACCTTGTATTCACAAGTGATACCAGATGACAGCTGA